The following proteins come from a genomic window of Eretmochelys imbricata isolate rEreImb1 chromosome 11, rEreImb1.hap1, whole genome shotgun sequence:
- the MUC13 gene encoding mucin-13 produces the protein MSESTTIQGPAATQALTESTTIQGPAATQALTESTTTQGPTATQAPITTTGDTSATQSASSTEAPLGCANKPCGGNAKCINLYQGYMCQCPYGYYYSTSRCQEGKVFPGQLTLKTPYTDSMAHENSPEYKQLYKNVTDFFNTTFKNKTDYGETIIVNIRQSSAKSKIQIKAETSGTIVTISNMFEVTTELNANGVASLIEEALKVHSYFNNGSYQKLSQCDIYGCDEVTTNCVDTDGLTCECKSGFAKKNKEEKTCSDCDNRCSEEDHMHCVTGKNSAPVCQCLPNFKNKDGNCVKCDVGYSGVNCSNNSLLILIIVAVLCGALILGLAAGLIFTSMRANKRQNPEKRHLLREDYSDNRETPGLVSAINPAANEKIFPTIQTSNASQVNPYEMGPQTRRLPERDYDEDEFETTSKGDGFRLQRRY, from the exons ATGTCAG AAAGTACCACTATCCAGGGACCCGCCGCTACCCAGGCACTGACAG AAAGTACTACTATCCAGGGACCCGCCGCTACCCAGGCACTGACAG AAAGTACCACTACCCAGGGACCCACCGCTACCCAGGCACCCATAACTACGACAG GAGATACCTCTGCTACACAATCTGCATCTTCTACAG AAGCACCTCTGGGCTGTGCAAATAAACCGTGTGGTGGCAATGCTAAGTGCATTAACCTATATCAAGGTTATATGTGCCAGTGCCCATATGGATACTACTATAGCACATCAAGATGTCAGGAAG gaaaagtaTTCCCTGGACAGTTGACGCTGAAAACACCGTATACCGACAGCATGGCACATGAAAACTCTCCAGAGTATAAGCAAttatacaaaaatgtcacagatttt TTCAACACAACTTTCAAAAATAAGACAGACTATGGAGAGACAATAATTGTGAATATAAG ACAAAGTTCAGCAAAATCTAAAATACAGATTAAAGCGGAGACCAGTGGAACTATCGTGACAATAAGCAACATGTTTGAAGTGACCACAGAATTAAACGCTAATGGTGTTGCTAGCCTTATAGAAGAAGCATTGAAAGTCCATTCCTATTTCAATAATGGCAGCTATCAAA AACTTTCACAATGTGACATTTATGGCTGTGATGAGGTAACTACTAATTGTGTGGACACTGATGGACTAACGTGTGAGTGCAAATCAGGATTCGCTAAGaagaacaaagaagaaaaaacctgTTCAG ATTGTGATAACAGATGTTCTGAAGAAGATCACATGCATTGTGTTACGGGTAAAAACAGCGCCCCAGTTTGCCAATGTCTTCCTAATTTCAAAAACAAAGATGGAAACTGCGTGAA GTGTGATGTGGGCTACTCTGGAGTAAACTGTAGCAACA aTTCCTTGTTGATCCTTATCATTGTGGCTGTCCTATGTGGGGCTCTGATCCTGGGCTTAGCTGCAGGACTCATTTTCACTTCAATGAG AGCAAATAAAAGGCAAAATCCAGAGAAGAGGCATTTGCTGAGAGAGGACTATTCAGATAACAGAGAAACACCTGGACTTGTTTCTGCCATCAACCCTGCTGCAAATGAGAAAATCTTTCCCACAATCCAGACTAGCAATGCTAGTCAAGTGAACCCTTATGAGATGGGACCACAAACAAGGAGACTTCCTGAGAGGGATTATGATGAAGATGAG TTTGAAACGACATCAAAGGGTGATGGCTTCAGGCTTCAGCGCAGATACTGA